The following DNA comes from Cytophagales bacterium.
AGGCATATAATCTCCTGTCTCTGCTTCAATGAAGCCTTTATACAAGATAGAACCATCCTTATTCCAGCAAGCCAGTTCAGTTCCTGTTGCTTTCCATATACAGGCTTTCATCATCTGTCCATTCTTCCACCAATAGCTTTCAGATAATAATCCCTCCTTACTCCTCACTTTTTTACTTCGTAAACTCCCGCTGGAGTACCATTCCCTGGTTGCATCCTTACCATGTTCCTTGCTTTTTATCCCATTGGGATGCCATTCAGTATAAGGTTTTCCTTTAACGTTACGCAGCTTCATTTGGCCGTTCTTGTACCATTGGAATTGTCCTGCGTCTGATCTTTCCCAGAGCTTTTTACCTGAGGGATACCATTCTGTTTCGATGCCATTGCCATGCTCTTTTATCTTTTGTCCGGTTTTATCAAAGGTGGTATATACATACGTGTTCTGTTGATAATCATTTACACTTTGAATTTCTCCGGTTTCGTAGTAGTGAATCTCTTTCAGTACCTTCTTTTTGCCTTTGACATAAGCAACCGATCTTGGACCTCCTGAAGAGAAATAAGTCCTTAGTGTGTCCAACACATTGGCCAGGGAATCCAGCCTGTGCTGTTCCGTTGCTTTGCGGGTGCTGTCTGCACGTTGCTTTTCGGCCAGCAAGTTTGCTTTTTGCATTTCGTATGCCAGCATCATGGAGTCTGCGTCAATTTGCAGGCGAGCAGGGGTGGGAGTAGCGGCAAGATGAATTACCAGGTCATTTAAGCAAGTCCACCTCATTTTGCGCGAACTGATCTGCTCTATGGTGCAATCAAACAAAGGAATATTCTCAAGGATAAAAAGCAGTTTACCTTCCACCTGCCATGCACCCACTATTATGCGGGCAGTATCGCTGGCCGGCTGCATAAGCACCACTCCATTTTTCTTAAACAGGTATTTGCCTCCCTTATATATGCTGTTCCAATCAATAGGCCCGCCCATTTCCTCCGGATCAATTTCAGGCTCCGACAATGCTGCATATTCAATCTCCCAAAGGGTATCGCACAGCATATCCTCTGGGCTCATTAGCGCCTCTTTTAGTAATACTTCTGCTTCTTTCGGGGGTAGATAACGCCCATCATATTTTACCAACTTCCCTGCACTCAGCTTTTCATAGGTAGTATAATCAGGCAATTCAGTTCCCTCTTTGTCCCAGTAGCGCCAGCCATCCATTTTCACACTGGTGCGATATATTCTTATTAACGGGTTTTTAGGAGGTGGGTATATTCTCGTTTGTATTTTGTCCCGGCCAATCCGTACTTTTAGTGCTATCCTGTAGTCGCCTGATGCCCCTTTTTTTCCGTTCTCATAGTAGTCTGTTCTTTTCCCTTTTTTCAGGAATGGCCTTCCTTTTTTGTATTTGTAATTAGCCAGCGACATCATAGAGCCGTCATTATATCTCGTCAGATGGTTGAAGCTTTCTCCATTCACAACCGTGTCTTGCTGTGCTGCGGTTAGTAAGGGAAACAGTAATAATATGGCTGTCAGTTCTCTCATTTTGCATTATGCACAACGTTTAGTATATGAAGCGTAGCATCCCGAAGGATGCTATGATTTCATATACATTGTTACCATGCGTTTCTTTTTAATTTTTAACTCCTTATGTCGTTATGAAATTCATTACTCTTAATGAAGTCTTAGCAATATCAATCATAATTGGAAGCATTTCTTCAGTTGTTGTCCACGGAGTGGCTTTAGTATAAATTGAAACAGCTTGCAGCATTATTTTTTGACCGTCTATAGAAATAAAAATATTTTCACATCTATTTTGATTAATGGGCAAACTATAATTTGCGGCAGTTAATCTATCAATTCTGTTTAAAGATCCAACATCGTGTCTCAATTCTACCTCTCTTCCATCAGGTCTTTTTACTGTTATAGATTCAGTGAGAAAATTCGAACCTTGTAAAAAAAGGATATAAGGAAAGTGTTTCTCATTCATCATAATGTTCCTTATTTCATTGATATTTTTGTGAGAACGTTCAATAGCATTTCCTGCAACCATTATGTCCTGATCTTTATTTTTCCCCACCAATATACCTTCCTGTATATTGTCTATATCCTTGCCTTGATGCTTCGCTTCGGAGACCAAGATAATTCTCCAATTCTCATCTTTATCTTTAACTTCTATTATTCCACCATCAGGCTTTATAGCTGCTTTTTCTACAAATATTGTTACGCCTAACCGAGAATCAGTTTCATTAAGTTTTTCGTTTATTTCTTTTTTTGCAATAAACTCCCTATAACGGAATTCTAAGTCAGTAAATTCTTTTTTTAAAGATTCAAATGCACTTTTTGAAATATCTTTTACGGACAAATCATGGTCTTGTGCTGATTTTCCAAAAATCCCTTTAGGTCCTTCAATTTTCTCTTGTTGCTTACTTAATCTATCTGTTTGTTTCTTTTTCAATGTGATTCTTTAACTTCTAATGATTCTTGTTTTGTCAATCTTTTGATTGCTTGATCAACAGTTAAATTCTTTTCTATTGAATATGGCTTGATAAACATATTTTCATTAATTTGAGAAAGATGTAAATCTAAATATTCATATAGCTTAGAATCAGTATCTACAAGAATAGAGTTTCTCGCTTCTTCAATTGCAACACGACCTGTTGTTCCTGAACCAGCAAAGAAATCTAAGACAGTTGATCCTGGATATGACAAACTACGAATGAATCTACGAATAATCTCAACCGGCTTTTGAGTAGGGTGCCCAACTCGCTCCTTAGAATTTCCGTTTAATCTATTGATTTCCCATACGTTTGTTGGGTTTTTCCCTTTTTCGATAGTTTCTGGATTCAATCTTTTATCTTTTCTATAAAGCTCTTTTGTCTTTTCATCATATGGGATTCTTACAGAATCTAATTCAAAATAGTACTTCTTAGTTTTGGATAACCAAATGGCTTCTTCATGTCTATTTGCAAAAAAACGATGAGCACTCATACCGTTTTTATAATACCAAATTACCAAATTGATAAAGCGTAATTTGGTAGAATGTCTTGTGTAATGTAATATTTCAAGTAAATCACCTTTCTTTAGGTCTTGAAATTGGAATCCACCAAAAATTACACAATTTCCTGAATCAGATAATATCCTATAAATCTGATCCAACCAATCTTTTGCCCATTCCAGATAGTTTTCGTAAGTATCCCAATAATCTAAATCCAGATTATATGGAGGATCGATTAATATAAGTTGAATCGAAGAGTCAGGAATTTGCCTTAGCACTTCAACTGCATCCTTAATGAAAATAGTATGCATAGTGCTTTCCACTTCTTGACGTGTTACATCTATTGTAGAACTGTGTCGCACCCCATTTTTCCTTTGTCGGTTGATCGCGATATGACCTTTATTAAAGTGAGATTTATTTGGCATCTTTTGAATTTTGGCTAAGGTCTAACATTTTTTTGATTTATTATTTAATAATGCATGGTAACGTGTTTGGCTAAACTGCGTTTCAATGCAGTTTAGGTATTGTTGGGCTTAGTTCTTAATTAGTTGTAAAATTCAATGTTCTTGCACAGGCAGGGTTAGGGCACAAAACGGACGTGTAACCTGTCAACTTCCTTTTATCAATTTCTATTTTTGTTGTGCAAAATGGACAATTCCCAGAAACCAAATTAGGATTTCCTCCAAAAATCAAGGTGCCTCCAGCGCCAAAACCAACACTATTGCCTTGTACAGAAATATCACCTTGCGTTGTAATTCCATCCATTCCAACACTTCCTTCTGAACTAGAGAATTTTGTCTTGTCAATGAAGTTCTTACTTCCGTCTTTGGCGTGCAGATGAGTCTTCTTAGCTTTTATCTCAGTATTCTCGACAACATTTGTGCTATTGTTCTTTGCTATTATAGCTGCGAAATCAGCTTCAACAAACGAATTCAGTACTTCTTGATAGCTCCAATCCTCAGTTTCCATTATCCATTCAGTTCCATCGTCTGTGTTCAAGTCTTCGATAATTTCAGCAACTAATTTTTCTACTTGCTCATTTAAAGCTTTATTGTAGTTAATGGTTCCTCCAATCTCTTGTAGTTTTTCAATTTCATCGTCTATTGAAGCAATTTTATCGTTTGTAGAATTAATCTCAGTCCAGATATCATCTAGTCTTATTTTGAGGGCTTCATTGGACGAGATTCGGTCAATTATCTGATTGACTTGCTGAAATCCAGGTATTGGTATAAAGCTTAACCAAAAGGACGTATAACTCACATCATCTTGCAAGTGTTCATTTTTAAGGTGAATTTTAACTGTCTGAAGTAATTCCTTTGCTTTTTCTGCTATGTTCATATGGAGTGTTTTGGTTGTCTAATTAAGCCCAACGGTTTGAATATGGTGCGTTTGGCATTTCAAAGCTCACATCTTTCAGTTTATTACTATGTTTATTCATTGCTATCATTTTCCATTTTAGCACTATCTGCCAAATGCACTATATTTTTTGTTATGTGGGGTTATTCTGTTATTCTATGTTTTAAATCCATTTGCTCGTGCAATATTCTTATTATTTCAATTTCATTCTTATTTAACTTTCTGTAAAAAATAATATGTCGCCCAGTTCTATAACCAAATAATTTGTCTGCAATTCCGTCATAATTTTTACCAATATTTGGCTTTTCTGCAATTCCCTTACAGTTATCGAGTAACATTTGATAGTATTTGTCAGCTTGTTGTTCAGACCAGTTATCAAAGGTATAATTCCAAATTTTGGATAAATCTTCTACGGCTTTATTAGTCAAAAAGTAATTAGCCATTCTGATCTTTTTTTGCTTTTAATTCTTTCAGATGTGTTTTTGGATTGAAGTCAAGAGCTAATCCGCTTTCAACACCTTCTTGAATTGCATTTTTTAAAGCAATAATCTTATTTTCTTCTTCTTCCAAAAGCCGCAGTCCTGCTCGTATTACTTCACTTGCATTTTTATATCTTCCAGTAATCAAGCTACTCTGAACAAACTTATCAAAGTAATTCCCTAATGATATTGACGTATTTCTATTCATTTTAAATATTTTTTTTTATTTTTCAAAGATACCAAATATTGGTACAATAGTCAAATCTTTTCCTTTTTTTTATCACTAACATTGATCATTACGGCAACCGTATGGCAACTGAATTGCAAGGAGTTACAACTGAGTTACAACTGAATTACAACTGAATTACTATTGAATTATACGTCATAATTCAAATTAGGCGAAAGCCATTTCTCTGTTTCTTTCAGGTCCATTTCCTTTCGTTTGGCATAGTCTTCAATCTGGTCTTTACCGATCTTTCCCAGGCCAAAGTATTTGGATTGAGGATGGGCAAAATAGATGCCGCATACCGAAGCAGCAGGGTACATTGCAAGGTTCTCGGTTAAGGTAATACCTGTGTTTTTTTCTACTTCTAAAAGATCAAATAATGTTCTTTTTTCAGTATGATCGGGACAGGCGGGATAGCCTGGCGCCGGACGAATACCGGCATATTTTTCATGGATCAGTTCTTCACTGGTAAAATTTTCATCTTTAGCATAACCCCAGAACTCTTTACGTACACGCTGGTGCAGCAATTCAGTAAATGCTTCAGCTAACCTGTCTGCCAGCGCTTTTATCATAATGCTGCTGTAATCATCAAGGTCTGCTTCAAATTTCTTAATCATCTTTTCTATTTCAATGCCAGTTGTAACGGCAAAGAAGCCGATGTAATCCCCGCCACTATTCCTTGCTATAAAATCTGCTAAAGCAAGGTTAGGCACTCCGGGAGCTTTTTGTCCTTGCTGCCTTAATGTATGAATTACGGCTTTAACCTTTTCTCTGCTTTCATCTTCATAGACAGTGATGTCATCATCACTCGTAGCATTGGCCGGATAAATACCTATTGAGGCATTTGCGGTAAGAAGGCGTTTATCAATCACTTCCTGCAATAATTTTAGAGCATCATTAAGTAGTTTTTGTGCTTCTTTACCCATTTTAGGGTCATCAAGCAATTTCGGAAATTTACCCTTTAGCTCCCAGGCCTGGAAAAAGGGCGTCCAGTCAATGAAATTGCTTATTTCTTTGAGTGAATAATTTACAAAAAATTTATTTCCAATAAATGATGGTTTGGTAATTTTTGTGGTTTTCCAGTCAATATTAAATTTATTAGCCCGCGCCTTTGTAATGCTCAGAAGTTGCTTATCCTTTTGGCGGGATAAATGATCGATCCGGAGTTTTTCATATTCTGTTTTTATATCGTTGCAAAATACTGCTTTGTTCTTTTCATTCACAAGTTTACTGGCAACTCCGACACTGATGGAAGCGTTTAAAACGTGAATAACAGAACCATTGTAGTTAGGTTCAATTTTTACAGCAGTATGTATGCGTGAAGTAGTAGCTCCACCAATTAGTAACGGAAGATCGAAGTTCAACCGCTTCATTTCTTTGGCAACGTGCACCATTTCATCTAATGAAGGCGTAATTAAGCCGCTCAAACCAATGATATCTACATCATTCTCTTTTGCTGCTTGCAGAATTTTATCACTGGCAACCATCACCCCCAGGTCAATGATCTCATAATTATTACACCCTAATACAACTCCTACGATGTTTTTCCCTATATCATGTACGTCACCTTTTACTGTTGCCATTAATATTTTACCTGCGGCTTTGGGCTTGCCGCCATCTTGCTTTTCCTCTTCAATAAATGGTGTCAGGTGAGCTACTCCCTTTTTCATCACCCTTGCACTTTTCACAACCTGGGGAAGGAACATTTTACCCGAACCAAAAAGATCGCCCACCACATTCATACCGTCCATCAAAGGCCCTTCTATAACGTGCAGGGGCCTGTCATATTTTTTTCTCGCCTCCTCAACATCTTCTACAATATAATCTGTAATACCTTCTACCAGGGCATGTTTGAGACGTTCCTCAACATTTTCTTTTCTCCAGCGCTCGTCCTTTACCTTTACAATACCATTGGATACTACATTTGCTGCGTATTCAACCAATTTCTCTGTAGCATTTTCACGTTTATTGAACAGCACATCTTCAACCTTACCAAGCAAATCTTTTGGAATGTTTTCATATACCTCTATCATTCCTGCATTCACTATTCCCATATCCATACCAGCCTGTATCCCATGATAGAGAAATGCAGAATGCATTGCTTCCCGTACCGGGTTATTTCCCCGAAAGGAAAAAGATACATTGCTTACGCCCCCACTAACCATTGCGTATGGTAAATTCTTTTTTATCCACCTGGCTGCTTCAAAATAATCTACTGCATTTTTATTGTGTTCGGGAAGACCGGTTGCAACCGGAAAGACATTAGGATCAAAAATGATGTCTTCAGGTGGAAAATTTAATTCTCCGGTAAGTATTTTATACGCCCGTTCACATATTTCTATCCTGCGTTGGATTGTATCTGCCTGGCCTTCTTCATCAAAAGCCATCACCACAACTGCTGCACCGTATTGCCTGATCTTTCTGGCATATTCTATAAACTTTTCTTTCCCTTCTTTGAGACTTATAGAGTTAACTATTGATTTTCCCTGCACACATTTAAGCCCGGCTTCAATCACCGACCATTTTGAAGAATCTACCATAATAGGGATCCTGGCAATATCAGGTTCTGAGGCAATAAGATTCAGAAATGTGGTCATTTCTGCTTCAGAATCAAGTAAACCTTCGTCCATATTTACATCAAGGATCTGGGCTCCGCCTTCAACCTGGTCTTTCGCTATTGCTATTGCTTTTTCATATTCCTTGGCTTTGATCAGCTTTGAAAATTTTTTTGAGCCGGTTATATTGGTTCTTTCACCAATGTTTATAAAGTTGCTTTCTGAAAAGATCGTTAACGGCTCTAAGCCGCTGTAATTTGGTTTTTTCTCTTTTTCCGGAACTTTCCTTGGGGAATATTTTTCTGCTAATACCGCTATTTGTTTAATATGTTCAGGAGTAGTACCGCAACAGCCCCCAACAATATTTACAAAGCCACTTTTTAAGTAATCTTCAATAACAGATGCCATGCGTTCCGGAGTTTCATCGTACTCACCAAATTCATTAGGAAGCCCTGCATTGGGATGGACACTTACAAAAAATGGCGCTGTATCGGATAATGTTTCAAGGTAGGGCCGTAATTGTTCCGCTCCAAGAGCACAATTTAAACCAATACTCAACATAGCTGTATGTGATACTGAATACAGGAATGCTTTAACGGTTTGACCGGACAAAGTACGCCCGCTTGCGTCTGTGATGGTCCCTGAAACCATGACTGGAATACGAATTGAGGATTTCGGATTTTGGATTTCGGATTTCGAGTTTCGAATTTCGAGTTTCGAGTTTTGAATTTCAAGCTCATTAAATTGCGATTCAATAGCAAACAGCGCCGCTTTACAGTTCAGTGTATCAAAAACGGTTTCTACGAATAAGAAATCTACGCCACCGTCAATTAAACCCCGTACCTGTTCTGAATAAGTTCCAACCAGATCATCAAAGGTGGTAGCCCGGTATTCCGGCCGGTTTACGTCAGGAGAAAGAGAGGCGGTTTTATTGGTCGGGCCGATGGAACCGGCAACGAATCTGGGTTTGTCAGGATTCTTATTAGTGAATTCATCAGCCACTTTTCGTGCTATTTTCGCAGATGCCACATTGAGCTCATACACAATGTCTTCCATCTGGTAATCAGCCATTGAAATTGAAGTAGAATTGAATGTATTGGTTTCAATAATATCAGCGCCCACTTGCAAAAAAGCAGCATGAATATCTTCAATTATTTTGGGTTGGGTAATGGAAAGCAGGTCATTATTGCCCTTCAGATCACTGGAAAAATCTGCAAAGCGCTTCCCCCTGAAGTCTTCCTCTTCTAATTTGTGTGCTTGTATCATTGTGCCCATTGCACCGTCTAATACAAGTATTCTTTCTTTTAATATGTTAGTGATTTTGTTTGTCATAACTTATTCGTAAATACGAAACTCGAAATCCGAAACTCGAAATTCGAAAATCGAAAATCGAAATACGAAATCCGAAATCCGAATGGAATTATCCAACGGGATAAATTCGTTATTCCCTGATGATTTGCTTATCAGAAAGAGAAGTATCGGTGATGGGGTAATCCCGGTTGAATAAAGGGGGAAACCTTATCTTTTCCCGAACATAAATTTTATCGCTACAGCCACAAAATTTATATGCAAGATGGGATTTAGCACCCTGACTTTAGGTATTTTTCAGGGTTGCTAAGACTTCAAAGGGCCCATTCCCTCCATCTTTCTCGATAAGTTACAATTTAGCTATAAAAAATCAAATAAGCGCTTTAAATTGCAGTTTGCTTTTCTAATTTTACAATTTGTCGATTTGATCACGAGTACCCGGGATTAAATGATAATATTTTAAGATTATCAAATCGTCAAATTATAATACTCCATTCTTAATGATCCTTGAACGAAGTTTTTTACGTGCAATAGGAGAAATATTATACCATGTACATAACATTCTAAACCTGATCAGCCTATATAAATGGTAAAATGTAATGACCTTACTTAAATTCCTTGCTTTCATGTTAAAATAATTTGGTGCAAAAATAATAATAAAATATTTCTTTAGAACAATTTTTTTAGATTTTTTTAATCTAATTGAAGATCAGATGCTAATTTTGCAAATTACACAGAATGTATACTGCTAATATACTAATTAATAAAATGCTAATATACGAATGAATACTAATGATACTAATAAAGAAATCTATATTAAGAAGCAGAGTAAAAATATTCGTATCATTATATAAATTAGTATATTAGCATTATACCCTATTCGTATATGAAATTAGCAGCCATAGACATAGGCACAAATGCCGTAAGACTTCAGATATCATCTGTTCTCAATGAACAAGAGCAGCGTACAAATACGGCATCAGAAGAGGCAAACGTTAAATTTAAAAAACTGGAATATATCCGCTTTCCATTACGGCTTGGGTCAAATGTTTTTAAAAATCAGAAGATAACTCCTAAAAAGATAAAAAAGCTCTCCAAACTTCTGCGTGCATTTAAAATATTATTAAAGTTGTACAAAGTGGATGAAACCATGATCTGTGCAACGGCTGCTATCCGGGAAGCCGAAAATGGTAAACAGATCGTTAAACACATCAAGGATAAGTTAGGATTGGAGATCCGGATAATTACCGGAAAAGATGAGGCAGATATGATTAGCAAAGTTATTTTAAATAAGCTGGACGACAAAAATTATCTCCATATTGATGTAGGAGGCGGCAGTACCGAACTGAATTTGTACGTAAACAAAGAAAAAGTGTCTTCAACATCTTTTAAAATAGGAACTGTAAGGATATTAAAAGGCAAGATCAAACCTGAAAGGTGGGAGAAAATGGAAAAATGGATAATTGACAATGTTAAAAGTGATTATCTGCCAATTACTGCGATAGGTACGGGAGGAAGCATTTCCAAAATTTCTGATCTGTTAAGAGAAAATTTCAGCGATCAGGAAGTAGAGAATAAAACAATTTCGTTTAAATCAATAAAAAAGGTTCAGCAATATTTAATGCGGTTCACAGAGGAGGAACGGATCAATAAGCTAATGCTCAACCCCGACAGGGCTGACGTGATCATACCTGCTTCAAAGATCTATCTTTCTGTAATGAAATGGGCCAAGGCTGAGAAGATAATGGTGCCGGAAGTTGGATTGAAGGATGGGATGATACAGGTGCTTTATGAGGGCGCACAGCGCATAGCCCCGCCAACTGGCGGGGCATAGCGCATGAAACATGGCGTACAACAATCGGCAGTCCACAATCGGCAATCGGCAGTCCACAATCGGCAGTCGGCAATTGTTTTTTGCCGACTGGGGACTGTAGATTGCCGACTTTTCTCTATCCAATATCTTCTTTCCCCCTTGCACTGTTAGCTTTTTAGAAATTTTTTTATAAGTCCGGCTCCCTTTAAACTAATCCCTTTGATCTTTGTTAGCTCGTCAGCAGGAGCATTTATGATGGATTCAATGCTTTTAAAATGGTTTGCCAGACGTTTGGAAAGATTCCTGCCGATACCGGGTAAGCCCTCCAGGAAATAATTTTTTTGTTTTTGTAGAGACGTTGCATGTTGGAACGAAGTGGAAATCCCGACTTGTCGGGGCAACGTCTCTACAAAAACAGGAAAACTTTTTTTTGGAGTTGTAGTGACCTGGCATGTTGATCCCGGGTTACTCCCGATATATCCGGACTCTATCAGGGCCCGTACTTTATATAATTTATTATTCCCCGGAT
Coding sequences within:
- a CDS encoding restriction endonuclease, which codes for MKKKQTDRLSKQQEKIEGPKGIFGKSAQDHDLSVKDISKSAFESLKKEFTDLEFRYREFIAKKEINEKLNETDSRLGVTIFVEKAAIKPDGGIIEVKDKDENWRIILVSEAKHQGKDIDNIQEGILVGKNKDQDIMVAGNAIERSHKNINEIRNIMMNEKHFPYILFLQGSNFLTESITVKRPDGREVELRHDVGSLNRIDRLTAANYSLPINQNRCENIFISIDGQKIMLQAVSIYTKATPWTTTEEMLPIMIDIAKTSLRVMNFITT
- a CDS encoding site-specific DNA-methyltransferase, with product MPNKSHFNKGHIAINRQRKNGVRHSSTIDVTRQEVESTMHTIFIKDAVEVLRQIPDSSIQLILIDPPYNLDLDYWDTYENYLEWAKDWLDQIYRILSDSGNCVIFGGFQFQDLKKGDLLEILHYTRHSTKLRFINLVIWYYKNGMSAHRFFANRHEEAIWLSKTKKYYFELDSVRIPYDEKTKELYRKDKRLNPETIEKGKNPTNVWEINRLNGNSKERVGHPTQKPVEIIRRFIRSLSYPGSTVLDFFAGSGTTGRVAIEEARNSILVDTDSKLYEYLDLHLSQINENMFIKPYSIEKNLTVDQAIKRLTKQESLEVKESH
- a CDS encoding type II toxin-antitoxin system RelE/ParE family toxin produces the protein MANYFLTNKAVEDLSKIWNYTFDNWSEQQADKYYQMLLDNCKGIAEKPNIGKNYDGIADKLFGYRTGRHIIFYRKLNKNEIEIIRILHEQMDLKHRITE
- a CDS encoding type II toxin-antitoxin system ParD family antitoxin is translated as MNRNTSISLGNYFDKFVQSSLITGRYKNASEVIRAGLRLLEEEENKIIALKNAIQEGVESGLALDFNPKTHLKELKAKKDQNG
- the metH gene encoding methionine synthase, with the translated sequence MTNKITNILKERILVLDGAMGTMIQAHKLEEEDFRGKRFADFSSDLKGNNDLLSITQPKIIEDIHAAFLQVGADIIETNTFNSTSISMADYQMEDIVYELNVASAKIARKVADEFTNKNPDKPRFVAGSIGPTNKTASLSPDVNRPEYRATTFDDLVGTYSEQVRGLIDGGVDFLFVETVFDTLNCKAALFAIESQFNELEIQNSKLEIRNSKSEIQNPKSSIRIPVMVSGTITDASGRTLSGQTVKAFLYSVSHTAMLSIGLNCALGAEQLRPYLETLSDTAPFFVSVHPNAGLPNEFGEYDETPERMASVIEDYLKSGFVNIVGGCCGTTPEHIKQIAVLAEKYSPRKVPEKEKKPNYSGLEPLTIFSESNFINIGERTNITGSKKFSKLIKAKEYEKAIAIAKDQVEGGAQILDVNMDEGLLDSEAEMTTFLNLIASEPDIARIPIMVDSSKWSVIEAGLKCVQGKSIVNSISLKEGKEKFIEYARKIRQYGAAVVVMAFDEEGQADTIQRRIEICERAYKILTGELNFPPEDIIFDPNVFPVATGLPEHNKNAVDYFEAARWIKKNLPYAMVSGGVSNVSFSFRGNNPVREAMHSAFLYHGIQAGMDMGIVNAGMIEVYENIPKDLLGKVEDVLFNKRENATEKLVEYAANVVSNGIVKVKDERWRKENVEERLKHALVEGITDYIVEDVEEARKKYDRPLHVIEGPLMDGMNVVGDLFGSGKMFLPQVVKSARVMKKGVAHLTPFIEEEKQDGGKPKAAGKILMATVKGDVHDIGKNIVGVVLGCNNYEIIDLGVMVASDKILQAAKENDVDIIGLSGLITPSLDEMVHVAKEMKRLNFDLPLLIGGATTSRIHTAVKIEPNYNGSVIHVLNASISVGVASKLVNEKNKAVFCNDIKTEYEKLRIDHLSRQKDKQLLSITKARANKFNIDWKTTKITKPSFIGNKFFVNYSLKEISNFIDWTPFFQAWELKGKFPKLLDDPKMGKEAQKLLNDALKLLQEVIDKRLLTANASIGIYPANATSDDDITVYEDESREKVKAVIHTLRQQGQKAPGVPNLALADFIARNSGGDYIGFFAVTTGIEIEKMIKKFEADLDDYSSIMIKALADRLAEAFTELLHQRVRKEFWGYAKDENFTSEELIHEKYAGIRPAPGYPACPDHTEKRTLFDLLEVEKNTGITLTENLAMYPAASVCGIYFAHPQSKYFGLGKIGKDQIEDYAKRKEMDLKETEKWLSPNLNYDV
- a CDS encoding phosphatase; translated protein: MKLAAIDIGTNAVRLQISSVLNEQEQRTNTASEEANVKFKKLEYIRFPLRLGSNVFKNQKITPKKIKKLSKLLRAFKILLKLYKVDETMICATAAIREAENGKQIVKHIKDKLGLEIRIITGKDEADMISKVILNKLDDKNYLHIDVGGGSTELNLYVNKEKVSSTSFKIGTVRILKGKIKPERWEKMEKWIIDNVKSDYLPITAIGTGGSISKISDLLRENFSDQEVENKTISFKSIKKVQQYLMRFTEEERINKLMLNPDRADVIIPASKIYLSVMKWAKAEKIMVPEVGLKDGMIQVLYEGAQRIAPPTGGA